The window AAGCGGGGAAGCTTCCTCCGTTTTTTCGGCAACGGCAGGAGCTGTGGCTCCGTCGGCCGCTGCGAACATTGCCAGAATACCGGATAGGTCACGGTCGTATTCTTTTTTGTTTCTTGCATATTCTATCATCTCAAACAGCACGTCAACGCCCTTAAGCAGAAGGTCGGTGATGTCGCCGTCGATGGTCAGCTGTCCGTTTCTGAGTTTGTCCAGAAGGGATTCGAGGTGGTGTGCGAAATCCGACATATTGTCGAATCCGAATCCGCCTGCACTGCCCTTTATAGTGTGTATGTTGCGGAAAACGGCGTTGAAAAGCTCCGTATCACCTTCGGATTCGGCCTTAAGGATGCTTTCGTTCGCATTTTCGAGCAGGTCTGTCGCCTCCTCAAGGAACTCCATTCTGAATTTTTCCATATCGATGTGAGTCATATTTGGCTCCGCTTATCAGATAATGCCGAGAAGCATTTTGATGTTAAGTATCAGGTCGTCGGGTTTAACGGGTTTCGTTATATAAAGGTTTGCACCGGATTCGTAGCCCATCCGGCGGTTTTCCAGCTCTTCCTGTGTGGTTATTATGATTATTGGCGTCTCTTTGCCCGTTTTTCTGTATTCTTTTATAAAGGTTATGCCGTCCATCCGGGGCATGTTAAGGTCGCACAGCATCAGCGCATAGTTGTTCTGGACGGCTTTTTCCAGAGCATCCATGCCGTCTATTGCGCCGTCTGCCTCGAATCCCGAAGACTTCAGTATGTTTCCGTGAAAATGTCTCACCATGTCCGAGTCATCGATAACAAGTACCTTAATAGCCATAACTACCCCTTATAATATACGACACTGCTGCCCATCCGCTTCATGCTGAATGCAGTGGTTATCCTGCCAACGGATTCGCTGTGACCCAGAAAAATGTATCCGCCCTTGTTCATGGCGATGTAGTAGTGATCCACCACCTGTTTTCTGGACAGGTCGTCAAAGTATATCAGCACGTTTCGG of the Seleniivibrio woodruffii genome contains:
- a CDS encoding response regulator transcription factor — its product is MAIKVLVIDDSDMVRHFHGNILKSSGFEADGAIDGMDALEKAVQNNYALMLCDLNMPRMDGITFIKEYRKTGKETPIIIITTQEELENRRMGYESGANLYITKPVKPDDLILNIKMLLGII